The following coding sequences are from one Microbacterium sp. SORGH_AS_0969 window:
- a CDS encoding YafY family protein — protein sequence MATTSRLLTLLSLLQARRDWPGSVLATRLGISDRTVRRDIDRLRGMGYRIESTMGPEGGYRLEAGNDMPPLLFDDDQALAVAIALRAAPALGAGIGEAAVRALATMRQVLPSRLRHRLDAVEVTTVGRPGEAPIAAVPLDVLLTLAQAVRDRVTLRFDYLPRGEGDPQPRRVEPHHLVTSHGRWYLLGWDLDRDDWRLFAAERIHPCVPHGAPFVPRVVPGGDVDAFVSGRFKGSDANEWPCRGTVVLYAPAHRVRPFAGDGTVTVVDEGRCTLEAGSWSWGALAASFGRFEVEMEVVGPPELAEAFAMQAERFAGAGSSAEEPRRGS from the coding sequence ATGGCCACGACGTCGCGATTGCTCACCCTGCTGTCGCTGCTGCAGGCCCGGCGTGACTGGCCGGGATCGGTGCTGGCGACGCGGCTCGGTATCAGCGATCGCACGGTGCGGCGCGATATCGATCGGCTCCGCGGGATGGGTTACCGCATCGAGTCGACGATGGGCCCTGAAGGCGGATACCGGCTCGAAGCCGGCAACGACATGCCCCCGCTCCTGTTCGACGACGATCAGGCGCTCGCCGTCGCGATTGCGTTGCGGGCGGCGCCGGCGCTCGGTGCCGGGATCGGCGAGGCCGCGGTCCGGGCTCTCGCGACGATGCGCCAGGTGCTTCCGTCGCGGCTTCGTCACCGGCTCGACGCGGTCGAGGTGACGACGGTCGGGCGTCCGGGCGAGGCGCCGATCGCCGCGGTGCCGCTCGACGTTCTGCTGACCCTGGCGCAGGCGGTGCGCGACCGGGTGACGCTGCGGTTCGATTACCTGCCGAGGGGCGAGGGTGACCCCCAGCCGAGACGCGTCGAGCCGCATCACCTCGTCACCTCGCACGGCCGGTGGTACCTGCTCGGGTGGGATCTCGACCGCGACGACTGGCGACTCTTCGCCGCCGAGCGGATCCACCCGTGCGTGCCGCACGGCGCCCCCTTCGTGCCGCGGGTCGTGCCCGGTGGTGACGTCGACGCCTTCGTCTCGGGGCGTTTCAAGGGATCGGATGCCAACGAGTGGCCGTGCCGTGGAACGGTCGTCCTGTACGCGCCGGCGCATCGCGTCCGGCCCTTCGCGGGTGACGGAACCGTGACGGTGGTCGACGAGGGCCGCTGCACGCTCGAAGCCGGATCGTGGTCGTGGGGTGCGCTCGCGGCATCCTTCGGCCGGTTCGAGGTGGAGATGGAGGTCGTCGGGCCGCCCGAGCTGGCGGAGGCGTTCGCGATGCAGGCGGAGCGATTCGCGGGAGCGGGCTCTTCCGCGGAGGAGCCCCGGCGAGGAAGCTAG
- a CDS encoding dihydrofolate reductase family protein has protein sequence MTQPLRYAINVTLDGCCSHEEGLPPDEESMAFWTDELRRSDTLLYGRVTYELMQGAWRRPESGQWPDWMDASEVAFSEVMDPMRKVVASTTLDEVDWNAELVNGDVVDAVRRLKERPGRGISLGGVRLPAALAAAGLIDEFTFVVHPVVAGRGPRLLEGIGEHLKLELVERWEFGSGATVQRYRHPIA, from the coding sequence ATGACCCAGCCCCTCCGTTACGCCATCAACGTCACCCTCGACGGCTGCTGTTCGCACGAGGAGGGCCTCCCGCCCGACGAAGAGTCCATGGCGTTCTGGACCGACGAGCTCCGTCGCTCCGACACGCTCCTCTATGGGCGCGTGACGTATGAGCTGATGCAAGGCGCGTGGCGCAGGCCCGAATCGGGACAGTGGCCGGACTGGATGGACGCCAGTGAGGTCGCCTTCTCGGAGGTCATGGATCCGATGCGGAAGGTGGTGGCATCCACGACTCTCGACGAAGTCGACTGGAACGCTGAGCTGGTCAACGGCGATGTCGTTGACGCGGTGCGGCGGTTGAAGGAGCGGCCGGGGCGGGGGATCTCGCTCGGCGGCGTGCGGCTGCCGGCGGCGCTCGCCGCGGCGGGGCTCATCGACGAGTTCACGTTCGTGGTGCATCCCGTGGTGGCGGGGCGGGGTCCGCGGTTGCTCGAGGGGATCGGGGAGCACCTGAAGCTCGAGCTCGTCGAGCGGTGGGAGTTCGGTTCGGGGGCTACCGTGCAGCGGTACCGGCACCCGATAGCGTGA
- a CDS encoding SPFH domain-containing protein: MNNDIFWIIAVVVAVGAVLLILLIGFFIFRAWYQVPQADEAIVIVGKKQRGSDGLTSNMTVITGGGAFVNKLTQRSDRISLRSRQIKMEPVAQTKNGVTIHLAGVALVKIGSLPDQVRAAAERFASQDQAIDVFTTEQLEGALRGVVAKLNVEEVMQDRQKLGDEIAEGIKGDLLAQGLVLDSFAIQGVTDRNGYIEALGAQEVERVKREAEVARIEAAREVKARQLATEEANLIEQTAFDKNTAASKSEVGRANAEAEQAENLARAEREQAVLVQRAENRQAELDADVKRVADAEKYRKQTEADAESYARQKKAETDRQVAQQESDAEAYAVQRQAEARQASAAAEAAAVRARAEAEAEALRAKSSAEAEALRAQALAEAEAIRAKGEASAAAIQAEAEALRENQEAILGRELIGQLPALMAEFAKGYQNVGNVTLVGGDSAGTHIAREQAAGLAATFDSVKSATGVDLGAILQGQAFGRGVASSRSSREAESSAAVSD, from the coding sequence GTGAACAATGACATTTTCTGGATCATCGCTGTCGTCGTCGCCGTCGGGGCGGTGCTGCTGATCCTGCTGATCGGTTTCTTCATCTTCCGGGCCTGGTATCAGGTGCCGCAGGCCGATGAGGCGATTGTGATCGTCGGTAAGAAGCAGCGCGGGTCCGACGGGCTGACGTCGAATATGACGGTCATCACCGGTGGCGGTGCTTTCGTCAACAAGCTCACGCAGCGTTCGGATCGCATCTCGCTCCGTTCGCGCCAGATCAAAATGGAGCCCGTCGCGCAGACGAAGAACGGCGTGACCATCCACCTGGCGGGTGTCGCGCTGGTCAAAATCGGGTCGCTCCCCGACCAGGTTCGTGCTGCCGCGGAGCGCTTCGCCTCGCAGGACCAGGCGATCGACGTCTTCACCACCGAGCAGCTCGAGGGCGCGCTGCGCGGTGTCGTCGCGAAGCTCAACGTCGAAGAGGTCATGCAAGACCGCCAGAAGCTCGGTGACGAGATCGCCGAGGGCATCAAGGGCGACCTTCTCGCGCAGGGTCTCGTGCTCGATTCCTTCGCCATTCAGGGCGTCACCGACCGCAACGGCTACATCGAGGCCCTCGGCGCGCAAGAGGTCGAGCGCGTCAAGCGCGAGGCCGAGGTCGCGCGGATCGAGGCGGCCCGCGAGGTCAAGGCGCGCCAGCTCGCGACGGAGGAAGCGAACCTCATCGAGCAGACCGCGTTCGACAAGAACACGGCGGCGTCGAAGTCCGAGGTGGGTCGCGCCAACGCCGAGGCGGAGCAGGCCGAGAACCTCGCCCGCGCGGAGCGGGAACAGGCCGTTCTGGTGCAGCGCGCCGAGAACCGTCAGGCCGAGCTCGACGCCGACGTGAAGCGCGTCGCGGATGCCGAGAAGTACCGCAAGCAGACCGAAGCCGACGCCGAGTCGTACGCACGCCAGAAGAAGGCCGAGACCGACCGTCAGGTGGCGCAGCAGGAATCGGATGCCGAGGCCTACGCGGTGCAGCGTCAGGCCGAGGCCCGGCAGGCCTCCGCCGCCGCCGAAGCGGCCGCCGTGCGGGCGCGCGCAGAGGCCGAAGCTGAGGCGTTGCGCGCGAAGTCCAGTGCCGAAGCCGAGGCGCTCCGTGCTCAGGCCCTCGCCGAGGCGGAGGCCATTCGCGCGAAGGGTGAGGCGAGTGCCGCGGCGATCCAGGCCGAGGCCGAGGCGCTCCGCGAGAACCAGGAGGCCATCTTGGGCCGCGAGCTCATCGGGCAGCTGCCCGCCCTCATGGCGGAGTTTGCGAAGGGCTACCAGAACGTCGGCAACGTCACCCTCGTGGGCGGCGACTCCGCCGGTACGCACATCGCGCGCGAACAGGCGGCGGGTCTGGCGGCGACGTTCGACAGCGTGAAGTCGGCGACCGGTGTGGACCTCGGGGCAATTCTGCAGGGGCAGGCGTTCGGGCGGGGTGTGGCGTCGTCGCGCTCGTCCCGGGAGGCGGAGTCTTCAGCAGCCGTCAGCGACTGA
- a CDS encoding type II toxin-antitoxin system HipA family toxin, protein MRLTAYLDGRRIGWFSQRDGGDISLEFDPAWQRDAGRLELSLSLPKSRRRHEGAAPGNFLWNLLPDNDAVLARWGRTFGVSPRNPMGLLANVGRDAAGAVQLIDSTQWDEPVLDGPGEIEWIDDATIASHLRELRADPSAWVATGYDGGYFSLAGAQSKFTLVRGRDAWGFATGSTASTHIVKSGVAGLRRGDLNEHLTMRAAHHLNMDVARSRLVNFDDESAIVIERFDRYRRAEHAEGTSIARAHQEDFAQATGTHPTAKYQNEGGPGIAAISRLIIDRFGPAGPMHALGFFDATIFNWVALGTDAHAKNYALLWPTARTGWPRLAPLYDLGSALAYPEINNRRAKLAMSFDGHYRTYEIEPRHIVREASVFTGILGQSATVDWVYSRARTYVDGLPEALSLAAEEASLSGEERQFAATLIDRARERTQDLRRAARSTVKTRTTSLAPSDCWADSSPCVVVCFPVALCVSR, encoded by the coding sequence GTGAGGCTCACCGCGTATCTGGACGGGCGGCGCATCGGCTGGTTCAGCCAGCGCGACGGTGGCGACATCTCGCTGGAGTTCGATCCCGCCTGGCAGCGTGACGCCGGCCGCCTCGAACTGTCACTGTCTCTGCCGAAGAGCCGCCGCCGGCACGAGGGCGCCGCGCCCGGGAACTTCCTCTGGAACCTTCTGCCCGACAACGACGCCGTGCTGGCGCGGTGGGGGCGGACGTTCGGCGTCTCGCCGCGCAACCCGATGGGGTTGCTCGCCAACGTCGGACGGGATGCGGCGGGCGCCGTACAGCTCATCGACTCGACTCAGTGGGACGAGCCGGTCCTCGACGGACCGGGCGAGATCGAGTGGATCGATGACGCGACCATTGCCTCGCACCTGCGCGAACTGCGCGCCGACCCTTCCGCGTGGGTGGCGACGGGGTACGACGGAGGCTACTTCTCGCTCGCCGGAGCGCAGTCCAAGTTCACTCTCGTCCGTGGCCGCGACGCCTGGGGATTCGCGACCGGAAGCACCGCGTCGACGCACATCGTCAAATCCGGCGTGGCAGGGCTCCGCCGGGGCGATCTGAATGAGCACCTGACGATGCGTGCTGCGCATCACCTGAACATGGATGTCGCACGCAGCCGACTGGTGAACTTCGACGACGAGAGCGCGATCGTGATCGAACGCTTCGACCGGTATCGCCGCGCCGAGCACGCTGAGGGAACGTCAATCGCCCGCGCGCACCAGGAGGACTTCGCGCAGGCGACGGGAACGCATCCGACGGCGAAGTATCAGAACGAGGGCGGCCCCGGCATTGCCGCGATCTCACGACTCATCATCGACAGATTCGGTCCCGCTGGCCCGATGCATGCCCTGGGATTCTTCGACGCCACGATCTTCAACTGGGTTGCACTGGGAACCGATGCCCATGCGAAGAACTACGCACTGCTGTGGCCGACGGCTCGAACAGGATGGCCTCGCCTGGCGCCTCTCTACGACCTCGGCTCGGCACTGGCATATCCCGAGATCAACAACCGCAGGGCGAAGCTCGCGATGTCATTCGACGGCCACTACCGCACGTACGAGATCGAGCCTCGGCACATCGTGCGCGAGGCGAGTGTCTTCACCGGCATCCTGGGGCAATCAGCCACCGTGGACTGGGTGTATTCGCGCGCTCGAACGTACGTCGATGGGTTGCCCGAGGCACTGAGCCTTGCCGCCGAGGAAGCCTCCCTCAGCGGGGAAGAACGACAGTTTGCCGCGACGCTGATCGATCGAGCCCGCGAGCGCACACAGGATCTGCGGCGGGCAGCTAGATCGACGGTGAAGACCCGCACAACCTCGCTCGCCCCGAGCGATTGTTGGGCAGATTCCTCACCCTGTGTCGTTGTGTGCTTCCCCGTGGCCCTCTGCGTCAGTCGCTGA
- a CDS encoding helix-turn-helix domain-containing protein — MLVNVSLDWGNIVRDRRSDLGLTQADLAQRIGRARQWVVRFESGHAGSASVDSLMAVLHALDLYAEVDTAEDETDSDPMFMDVVDPWDAPKAQP, encoded by the coding sequence GTGCTCGTAAACGTCTCGCTCGACTGGGGAAACATCGTCCGCGACCGCCGCTCCGACCTCGGACTGACCCAAGCGGACTTGGCGCAGCGGATCGGGCGCGCCCGCCAGTGGGTGGTCCGGTTCGAGTCCGGTCACGCCGGGAGCGCGAGCGTGGACAGCCTGATGGCAGTGCTCCACGCGCTTGATCTGTATGCCGAGGTCGACACGGCGGAGGATGAGACCGACTCGGATCCGATGTTCATGGATGTCGTCGATCCATGGGATGCGCCGAAGGCGCAGCCGTGA
- a CDS encoding LysE family translocator gives MLVGLISWSAAVGVALAALVMVLTPGPNMVSLVSRSIAQGWTAGLISLAGTGVGFLVYMTMANLGLAVVFVIIPWLYIRLKAAGVAYLAYLAWRTLRPGGTGLFETRVLGRDSGAKLFRLGLVTNLLNPKVAVMYLALIPQFIDSCAGHAVAQGFVLGGIQILVSLIVNATIVIAAGSIARSLHTRPTWTRWQRRVTGSLLGLVAIFLAVEVPKAARP, from the coding sequence ATGCTGGTTGGTCTCATTTCCTGGAGCGCAGCGGTCGGGGTGGCCTTGGCAGCGCTGGTCATGGTGCTCACGCCCGGGCCGAACATGGTCTCCCTCGTCTCCCGCAGCATCGCCCAGGGGTGGACAGCGGGCCTGATCTCGTTGGCGGGCACCGGGGTGGGGTTCCTCGTCTACATGACGATGGCAAACCTGGGACTCGCCGTCGTCTTCGTGATCATTCCTTGGCTCTACATCCGCCTCAAAGCCGCGGGCGTGGCCTATCTCGCGTACCTGGCCTGGCGGACCTTGCGTCCGGGCGGGACCGGGCTTTTCGAGACCCGCGTCCTCGGGCGGGATTCCGGGGCGAAGCTGTTCCGACTGGGGCTGGTCACGAATCTGCTGAATCCGAAGGTCGCCGTCATGTACCTGGCGTTGATCCCGCAGTTCATCGACTCATGCGCCGGTCATGCTGTCGCCCAGGGCTTCGTGCTCGGCGGCATCCAAATCCTGGTCAGCCTCATCGTGAACGCCACCATCGTCATCGCTGCCGGGTCGATCGCTCGCTCCCTGCACACCCGCCCCACCTGGACGAGATGGCAGCGCCGAGTCACCGGAAGCTTGCTCGGTCTCGTCGCGATCTTCCTCGCCGTCGAGGTCCCCAAAGCCGCGCGGCCATGA
- a CDS encoding DUF86 domain-containing protein codes for MSIESRQAQDAATRVIAVCEVIALIVEKGEEHFLREVEAQWAAEMGLMRIGEAVAKIPPPVRERFAGQPWRQIIDMRNFAAHQYDDLDPHRVWRTLTRDVPRLREYLASVVIPGLSPDTGNAAR; via the coding sequence GTGAGCATCGAGAGTCGTCAGGCACAGGATGCCGCGACCCGCGTGATCGCGGTGTGCGAGGTCATCGCACTCATCGTCGAAAAGGGCGAGGAGCACTTCCTCCGCGAGGTCGAGGCGCAATGGGCCGCGGAGATGGGGCTGATGCGGATCGGCGAGGCGGTCGCCAAGATCCCGCCGCCCGTTCGCGAGCGCTTCGCCGGTCAGCCATGGCGTCAGATCATCGACATGCGGAACTTCGCCGCCCACCAGTACGACGACCTCGACCCGCACCGCGTCTGGCGCACGCTCACGCGTGATGTGCCGCGGTTGCGCGAGTACCTGGCGTCAGTCGTCATTCCGGGACTCTCCCCGGACACCGGTAACGCAGCACGGTAG
- a CDS encoding helix-turn-helix domain-containing protein translates to MNIRAGREAAGMSQAELARAARVAQPNISAYENGRRQPSPEVLERIRRALVGTLNERLFRHRDEIHRLVAEHHATAPRVFGSVARGEETAASDIDILVDFTPEAGLLDEVGLRLALADLLHVEVDVIASDTLRGEFRERVLREAVPL, encoded by the coding sequence ATGAACATCCGCGCGGGACGAGAAGCGGCGGGCATGAGCCAGGCCGAGCTCGCCCGCGCCGCCCGTGTGGCGCAGCCCAACATCTCGGCGTACGAGAACGGCCGACGTCAGCCCAGCCCCGAGGTCCTCGAACGGATCCGTCGCGCGCTGGTCGGCACCCTCAACGAACGTCTCTTCCGTCACCGCGACGAGATTCATCGCCTCGTCGCCGAGCATCACGCCACCGCGCCGCGGGTGTTCGGATCCGTGGCTCGCGGCGAGGAGACCGCGGCATCCGACATCGACATCCTCGTCGACTTCACGCCCGAAGCCGGCCTCCTGGATGAGGTGGGCCTGCGCCTCGCCCTCGCCGATCTGCTTCACGTCGAGGTCGATGTCATCGCCTCCGACACCCTCCGCGGTGAGTTCCGGGAGCGGGTGCTCCGCGAGGCCGTCCCGCTGTGA
- a CDS encoding alkene reductase, whose amino-acid sequence MSLFSPTTVGSTAVRNRVSLAPMTRLRAGADGVPGPIVATYYAQRAGIGLLVTEGVFPSDESRAYPGQPGIVTDAQAAGWAKVADAVHAEGGTVFMQLMNSGRVTHPLITGTDRIVAPSAIAIQGETRLADGTKVDYAVPHALETSELATVLDEFVAAARRAVDAGLDGVELHSANGYLLHEFLSPASNQRTDAYGGSPEARARFVIEVARAVAAEIGAERVGIRISPAHNIQDVWEKDDAETRATYEALVTGLAPLGLAYLSVLHADPAGELIQDLRRAFGGTFIVNSGFSKFTTREEAVSVVEDDIADLIAVGRPAIANPDLVTRWEQGAEENEVDQASVYGGGERGYTDYPALQG is encoded by the coding sequence ATGAGCCTCTTCAGCCCCACCACCGTCGGCAGCACCGCGGTCCGCAACCGCGTCTCGCTCGCGCCGATGACCCGCCTCCGCGCCGGAGCGGACGGCGTTCCCGGACCGATCGTCGCGACCTACTACGCGCAGCGCGCGGGCATCGGCCTGCTGGTCACCGAGGGCGTCTTCCCGAGCGACGAGTCGCGCGCGTACCCGGGCCAGCCCGGAATCGTGACCGACGCGCAGGCCGCGGGATGGGCGAAGGTCGCGGATGCCGTCCACGCCGAGGGCGGCACCGTCTTCATGCAGCTCATGAACAGCGGGCGCGTCACCCACCCGCTCATCACCGGCACCGACCGCATCGTCGCCCCCTCGGCGATCGCCATCCAGGGCGAGACCCGCCTCGCCGACGGCACCAAGGTCGACTACGCCGTGCCGCACGCGCTCGAGACGTCGGAGCTCGCCACCGTCCTCGACGAGTTCGTCGCCGCCGCCCGTCGCGCCGTGGATGCCGGACTCGACGGCGTCGAACTCCACAGCGCCAACGGCTACCTGCTGCACGAGTTCCTCTCCCCCGCCTCCAACCAGCGCACCGACGCCTACGGCGGATCACCCGAGGCCCGCGCCCGCTTCGTCATCGAGGTCGCGCGGGCCGTGGCCGCGGAGATCGGCGCGGAGCGCGTCGGCATCCGGATCTCTCCCGCCCACAACATCCAGGACGTGTGGGAAAAGGACGACGCCGAGACCCGAGCCACTTACGAAGCCCTCGTCACCGGCCTCGCGCCCCTAGGCCTGGCGTACCTGAGCGTGCTGCACGCCGACCCCGCCGGCGAGCTGATCCAGGACCTCCGCCGCGCCTTCGGCGGAACCTTCATCGTCAACTCGGGCTTCTCAAAGTTCACCACGCGCGAAGAAGCGGTGTCGGTCGTGGAGGACGACATCGCCGACCTCATCGCCGTCGGCCGCCCCGCGATCGCCAACCCCGACCTCGTCACGCGCTGGGAGCAGGGCGCGGAAGAGAACGAGGTCGACCAGGCCTCGGTCTACGGCGGCGGCGAGCGCGGGTACACGGATTACCCGGCGCTGCAGGGCTGA
- a CDS encoding nitrilase family protein produces MRVAVGQVEPAFGDVDANVALTESVIREAAAKGADVVVLPELVSSGYMMASRDEAFGLAEVAGAGPATIAWKSLATELGVIVVAGFPEREGSRLFNAAILCLPDGQHTVYRKVHLWDEEALFFEPGDLGFPIVDTRFGRLGMMICYDGWFPESYRALALQGVDLVCVPTNWVPIPGQAVGQPGMATILTMGAAHANGIVVAAADRVGVERGQEFIGQSLIVSHTGWPVAGPASGDRVRAARRRHRPRGNAA; encoded by the coding sequence ATGCGAGTAGCAGTGGGCCAGGTCGAGCCGGCATTCGGTGATGTCGACGCGAACGTCGCTCTCACCGAGTCGGTCATTCGGGAGGCGGCCGCGAAGGGTGCCGACGTCGTCGTGCTGCCCGAGTTGGTCTCGTCGGGATACATGATGGCGTCGCGCGACGAAGCGTTCGGACTTGCCGAGGTCGCAGGTGCGGGCCCCGCCACGATCGCCTGGAAGAGTCTCGCTACCGAGCTCGGAGTGATCGTCGTCGCGGGCTTCCCCGAACGGGAGGGTTCGCGGCTGTTCAACGCGGCGATCCTCTGCCTTCCCGACGGGCAGCACACGGTCTATCGCAAAGTTCACCTCTGGGACGAGGAGGCCCTCTTCTTCGAGCCCGGCGACCTGGGCTTTCCGATCGTCGATACGCGATTCGGTCGGCTGGGCATGATGATCTGCTATGACGGATGGTTCCCCGAAAGCTATCGCGCGCTCGCGCTCCAGGGTGTCGATCTGGTGTGCGTGCCGACGAACTGGGTGCCCATCCCCGGTCAAGCGGTGGGACAGCCCGGCATGGCCACCATCCTCACGATGGGGGCGGCGCACGCGAACGGCATCGTCGTGGCCGCGGCCGACCGCGTCGGGGTCGAGCGCGGGCAGGAGTTCATCGGCCAGAGCCTCATCGTCAGCCACACGGGTTGGCCCGTGGCCGGCCCCGCTTCCGGCGACCGGGTCCGCGCTGCTCGTCGCCGACATCGACCTCGCGGCAACGCGGCGTAG
- a CDS encoding M20 family metallopeptidase has product MTRSSTPDVVGLTRDLIRLDTVDGNEDAALSVLAPILSDAGLDLAWVPWHPGRSNLVATWRGGGPLTLSGHLDTVPTGAAPWARSPFGGEIDGDRLFGRGASDMKGGVAAMTVAAARAAREGSAPFRLVFTSAEETGCHGAAAVAAHVPLPEDGILVVGESTGNEVRFGHKGASWLRLDARGRAAHGSRPDLGTNAIDALADAVHALRDAPRGPRHPHLGTRTTNVGTIAGGTQTNLVPDAATMTVDVRAVPGAGAEEIVALLADHGSVTRALDVPSVWSDPDSAVSRTVLDIVASVRGEPSDAGGVSYFTDAAVLDPARSRSYIIGPGDADQPHTTDESVSVRRLEEAVEVYHALIAARWG; this is encoded by the coding sequence ATGACCCGGTCCTCGACTCCTGACGTCGTCGGGCTGACGCGAGATCTCATCCGCCTCGACACGGTCGACGGCAACGAGGACGCTGCCCTGTCCGTGCTCGCGCCGATCCTCTCCGACGCGGGACTCGACCTCGCGTGGGTGCCGTGGCATCCGGGGCGCTCCAACCTCGTCGCGACGTGGCGCGGAGGAGGACCTCTGACCCTCAGCGGTCATCTCGACACGGTTCCGACGGGAGCGGCTCCGTGGGCCAGGAGCCCGTTCGGGGGGGAGATCGACGGCGACCGGCTCTTCGGACGGGGAGCCAGCGACATGAAAGGCGGGGTGGCGGCGATGACCGTCGCCGCGGCTCGCGCAGCTCGCGAGGGATCCGCGCCTTTCCGGCTCGTCTTCACCTCGGCTGAAGAGACCGGATGCCACGGCGCCGCCGCCGTGGCCGCGCACGTCCCTCTGCCGGAGGACGGCATCCTCGTCGTGGGGGAATCCACCGGAAACGAGGTGCGCTTCGGCCACAAGGGCGCGAGCTGGCTGCGACTCGACGCGCGAGGACGAGCTGCGCACGGGTCGCGCCCGGACCTCGGGACGAACGCCATCGATGCCCTCGCCGACGCCGTGCATGCTCTGCGGGATGCGCCGCGGGGCCCGCGGCATCCGCACCTCGGCACGCGGACGACCAACGTCGGCACGATCGCCGGGGGCACCCAGACCAACCTCGTGCCCGACGCCGCGACCATGACCGTGGACGTGCGCGCCGTTCCCGGCGCCGGCGCCGAAGAGATCGTCGCGCTCCTGGCCGACCACGGCAGCGTCACCCGCGCCCTCGATGTGCCTTCGGTGTGGAGCGATCCCGACTCGGCGGTGTCGCGGACGGTGCTCGACATCGTGGCATCCGTACGCGGAGAACCCTCCGACGCTGGTGGCGTGAGCTACTTCACCGACGCGGCCGTGCTGGACCCGGCTCGATCGCGCTCGTACATCATCGGGCCGGGCGATGCCGATCAGCCCCACACCACCGACGAGTCCGTGTCGGTGCGCCGGCTCGAGGAGGCGGTCGAGGTATACCACGCCCTCATCGCTGCGCGGTGGGGCTGA